One genomic segment of Phyllopteryx taeniolatus isolate TA_2022b chromosome 12, UOR_Ptae_1.2, whole genome shotgun sequence includes these proteins:
- the LOC133486746 gene encoding uncharacterized protein LOC133486746 produces the protein MFEWKKGEWAKVNSQRGSHCQRRGLPALLYCITSTGDPVWAGKGMRGNVFTRPVALTSVVMKSFERLVPDHLKSVTGPDDESAYRQEAEWLELRCGRHNLELNTLKTVEMIVDFRRHPSPRLPLTLSSCLVSTAETFKFLGITISQDLKWATNINSVLKKAQQRMYLLRLLRKHGLPRELLRQFYTAVIESDLCTSITVWFGAATKKDKFRLQRTIKTAEKIVGTLLPTLEELHAARTKTRACKILSDPPHPGHRLFRLLSSGRHYRSMQTRTSRHSNSFFPSCNQLLKQLTYNSIATCCQFLCLEFVVTFLSGSSLTTLHYLHIRC, from the exons atgtttgAGTGGAAGAAAGGAGAGTGGGCTAAAGTAAACTCGCAGAGAGGCTCTCATTGTCAAAGGAGGGGCTTGCCTGCACTACTTTACTGTATCACGTCAACGGGAGACCCGGTCTGGGCTGGAAAAGGCATGAGGGGAAACGTTTTCACAAG gcctgtcgccttgacatctgtggtcatgaagtcctttgaacggcTCGTgccggaccacctcaagagcgtcacaggtcccgatgacgagtctgcatatcgccAGGAAGCTgagtggctggagctgcggtgcggccgacacaacctggagctgaacacgctcaagactgtagagatgatcgtggacttcaggaggcatccttcgccacggctgcccctcacgctgtccagctgccttgtgtcaaccgccgagaccttcaagttcctgggaattacaatctcccaggacctgaagtgggcgaccaacatcaactccgtcctcaaaaaggcccagcagaggatgtacctcctgcggcttctgaggaagcacggcctgccacgggagctgctgaggcagttctacacagcggtcatcgaatcagacCTGTGtacttccatcacagtctggtttggtgctgctacaaaaaaggacaaattccgactgcaacggacaatcaaaactgctgaaaagattgtcggtaccctcctacccacccttgaggaattgcacgctgccagaactaagactagagcgtgcaaaatcctctcagaccctccacatcccggtcaccggctcttccggctcctttcctcaggtagacactaccgatcaatgcaaactagaactagcagacattccaacagcttcttcccatcctgcaatcaacttcttaaacagctaacctacaattccattgcaacatgctgccaatttctttgtcttgagtttgttgtcacatttctgtcgggcagtagtctcaccacgctgcactatttgcatatccgttgttga